Part of the Arcobacter sp. F2176 genome is shown below.
GTTAAACTAGCTGCATGTTCACCTAAATTTTCACCTCTACCTAAAGGTTCAACTCCATATAAATTAACACCTTCATCATCAATAAAACCTGAGAATATTCCCATAGCATTTGAACCACCACCAACACAGGCAATTACATAATTAGGAAGTTTATTCTCATGCCCCCAGAACTGTTCTCTAGCTTCAATTCCAATTATACTTTGAAAATCTCTAACCATCATAGGAAAAGGATGCGGACCTACAACTGAACCAATGCAATAAATAGAGTTTTCTGTATCTGCTAAGTATGCCTCAAAAGCTGAATCGACTGCTTCTTTTAGAGTTTTTAAACCGTGACTTACTGGTACTACTTTTGCACCCAGTATTTTCATTCTAAGTACATTTGGGTGCTCTTTTTTTATATCAACTTCACCCATATGAATCTCACACTCTAATCCAAAATATGCAGCTGCAGTTGCAAGTGCAACACCATGCTGTCCAGCTCCTGTTTCTGCTATAACTTTTTTCTTACCTAAATGCTTAGCTAATATTACTTCAGCCATACAGTGATTTAGTTTATGGGCTCCCGTATGGTTTAAATCTTCTCTTTTTAAATATATCTTCGCACCACCACAAAATTGCGTTAAATTTTTGGCATATGAAATAGGAGTGGGTCTTCCTTGATAATGTCTTCTTACATATTTTAACTCATTTATAAATTCTTCTGAGTTTTTAATTTCATTATATGCTTTAGTAATTTCTTCAAATGGTTTTATTAGTTGTTCTGGAATATAAGAACCACCAAATCTACCGAAATACCCTTTTTTATCAGGATATGAACTTAAATATGAATCTTTCATTTTTACCTCATTTTTTTAATTACTATGCGTATTATAAGGAAATAGGAGTTAAATAAAGATTATATTATTTAAGTGGTAATTCAATAGTTACTTTAGTAAAAGTAGTCTTGTAGTTTTGGATGTCTATATTACCTTTTAAGTTTTGCGTTATGATTTTATGAGTCATATATAAGCCAAGACCTGTTCCTTGTGATTTATGTTTTGTAGTAAAGTATGGTTCAAAGACTTTATCTATAATTTTATTATCAATTCCTCCTGCATTATCTATTATTTCAATAATTGCATAATCAGTATTTTTAAGATAA
Proteins encoded:
- the trpB gene encoding tryptophan synthase subunit beta yields the protein MKDSYLSSYPDKKGYFGRFGGSYIPEQLIKPFEEITKAYNEIKNSEEFINELKYVRRHYQGRPTPISYAKNLTQFCGGAKIYLKREDLNHTGAHKLNHCMAEVILAKHLGKKKVIAETGAGQHGVALATAAAYFGLECEIHMGEVDIKKEHPNVLRMKILGAKVVPVSHGLKTLKEAVDSAFEAYLADTENSIYCIGSVVGPHPFPMMVRDFQSIIGIEAREQFWGHENKLPNYVIACVGGGSNAMGIFSGFIDDEGVNLYGVEPLGRGENLGEHAASLTYGSEGIMHGFNSIMLKDENGEPAPVYSIGSGIDYPSVGPEHAFLMDSGRTKVGLCDDKEAVNAFYKLSQLEGIIPALESAHAVAYAMKLAPSLSKDETILVNLSGRGDKDIDFVIENYPLCDFQ